From Besnoitia besnoiti strain Bb-Ger1 chromosome X, whole genome shotgun sequence, one genomic window encodes:
- a CDS encoding hypothetical protein (encoded by transcript BESB_017050): MSSSGSRLRPQNKFSLKKDAAAKTRLSSGLEGFSFSNSSGALENNHTEVHSEALLAAAAGFSLTLQFLERSDDSPVVTPAILDSVGSSTEILSRVAKTGTDDNKDLKQLGEKADEVMQAVGRVKEIFKTWEYLESKEETSELPEAAEGFDDPSAVAEPEVVAEETKLLPRAPTSDFSDELRSREERLAAEDPPTHSDDNSRHTTDLTAAHVQLEESHQSSSKADAHTSLAGRSTDHGEPEQNNDPVLKDTGTAEDQQQGVATGLPRWGEVAEEETEPFTGRKKTTTDGAHGDGDVRETQEGEPEINVAEGNSDELRIAAQHEETGDEDDEEQGEAIDEQKLDADSNRLAVTETVEGLKAVVSGSSFAVEQNEADPSAAPSDVIPTSDETQQADDRAPDAVEEKPAAAGNADRTLPEVNITEEADAVVEKSESSAEATGDDRAATGLTALEPLAFMHSTDARTQVQVAVHAEDKNSKEPFDLREQGHDFDTELQEESHETELGDDSKERKTVEGTESLSKSDHSAEYSLVSSASVNQSEDDLFALQDEDTSARLPYGDETAAAPSEASFTQSETEDDSSHEADQSPTPGLSKTSSLAESGPRKRRSDRANETNAQGNRDTERTGTKLGTAQREPESKETDEAAEEFLPRHPRTRPLLKGVENGEQQQGGEHRDGGSEEDVVPLERQVETAGQMSSTNETTENKAAPQISADNAPPEAVTNKSEPDVDKFLQSKTLDELMKAKSLDDLRRILGPYMKVTIKDALAFKELSDKLKESGVKEAEIRGMMAMEKTPWRAFALKIGLSERSTETLERCLAQLIR, translated from the exons ATGTCCTCGAGCGGTTCCCGGCTAAGGCCGCAGAACAAATTCTCCCTGAAAAAAGATGCGGCGGCAAAGACACGGCTTTCTTCTGGCTTGGAGGGTTTCAGCTTCTCCAATTCGAGTGGCGCTCTCGAGAACAATCACACAGAAGTCCACTCAGAGGCTCTTCtagctgccgccgcaggcttCTCTCTGACATTGCAATTTCTCGAGCGAAGTGATGATTCCCCCGTCGTCACTCCTGCCATTTTGGATAGTGTTGGCTCGTCAACTGAGATCCTCAGCCGCGTAGCGAAGACTGGCACGGATGACAACAAGGACTTGAAGCAACTTGGAGAGAAAGCGGATGAGGTCATGCAGGCTGTCGGCCGTGTGAAG GAGATATTCAAGACGTGGGAGTACTTGGAAAGCAAA GAAGAAACTTCAGAGTTGCCTGAGGCAGCAGAAGGGTTCGACGATCCTTCTGCCGTAGCGGAGCCGGAGGTGGttgcggaggagacgaagcttctccctcgcgccccGACGTCCGATTTTTCTGATGAGTTGCGGTCCCGTGAAGAACGTTTGGCAGCCGAAGACCCTCCCACTCACTCTGACGACAATAGTAGACATACGACGGACCTAACCGCAGCTCACGTGCAGCTTGAGGAGAGCCATCAGTCCTCGTCGAAGGCAGATGCCCACACTTCGCTGGCAGGAAGATCCACAGACCACGGTGAGCCTGAACAAAACAACGACCCCGTTCTAAAAGACACTGGAACGGCAGAAGACCAACAGCAAGGCGTGGCCACCGGACTCCCAAGATGGGGGGAAGTtgcagaggaggaaacaGAGCCGTTTACGGGCCGCAAAAAAACAACCACCGACGGCGCCCACGGCGATGGAGATGTCCGTGAGACGCAGGAGGGAGAGCCTGAAATCAACGTCGCGGAAGGGAACAGCGACGAATTGAGGATTGCCGCGCAACACGAGGAAACTGGAGACGAGGATGACGAGGAACAAGGCGAAGCTATCGATGAACAGAAGCTTGATGCAGATAGCAATCGTCTGGCGGTCACGGAGACCGTTGAGGGGCTGAAGGCTGTGGTATCTGGATCTTCCTTTGCAGTGGAGCAGAATGAAGCTGATCCAAGTGCCGCACCCTCCGACGTTATCCCCACAAGCGACGAAACACAACAGGCTGATGATCGAGCTCCGGATGCCGTAGAGGAGAAaccggctgctgctggaaATGCTGACCGCACGCTACCCGAGGTTAACATCACCGAAGAAGCAGATGCTGTGGTAGAGAAAAGCGAAAGTTCTGCGGAAGCCACTGGTGACGACAGGGCTGCAACCGGCTTGACGGCTCTCGAGCCCCTCGCGTTTATGCACAGCACTGACGCACGTACGCAGGTGCAGGTTGCGGTCCACGCGGAAGACAAGAACTCTAAGGAGCCTTTTGATCTGCGGGAGCAAGGCCACGACTTTGACACCGAGCTACAGGAGGAATCGCACGAAACGGAACTGGGCGACGACTCTAAAGAAAGGAAGACAGTAGAAGGCACAGAAAGCCTTAGCAAATCCGACCACTCGGCAGAGTATTCACTGGTTTCATCTGCATCCGTGAACCAGTCGGAGGATGATCTGTTTGCGCTACAAGATGAAGACACCAGTGCACGACTCCCGTACGGAGACGAGACTGCGGCAGCTCCTTCGGAGGCTTCATTCACACAAAGTGAAACCGAAGACGATTCGTCGCACGAAGCGGATCAATCGCCAACCCCAGGCCTATCGAAGACCTCCTCTCTGGCAGAGAGTGGACCCaggaagaggcgaagcgacCGTGCAAATGAAACGAACGCTCAGGGAAACCGAGATACAGAGCGTACAGGGACGAAGCTTGGAACAGCTCAGAGGGAGCCGGAATCAAAAGAAACGGacgaagctgcagaggaatTCCTTCCAAGGCATCCTAGGACCAGGCCTCTGTTGAAGGGAGTTGAGAAcggagagcagcagcagggtGGGGAGCACAGAGACGGGGGATCGGAAGAAGATGTAGTTCCCCTCGAAAGGCAAGTGGAAACCGCAGGACAGATGAGCTCTACGAACGAAACTACGGAAAACAAAGCGGCGCCACAGATCAGTGCTGACAATGCTCCACCAGAAGCCGTCACCAACAAGTCTGAGCCAGACGTTGACAAGTTTTTGCAGTCGAAAACCTTAGATGAGCTAATGAAGGCGAAATCGTTGGATGATCTCCGACGGATCCTTGGTCCTTACATGAAGGTGACAATTAAGGACGCTCTCGCGTTTAAAGAACTCTCGGATAAGCTAAAGGAATCGGGAGTGAAGGAGGCAGAAATTAGGGGGATGATGGCTATGGAGAAAACACCTTGGAGGGCATTCGCATTGAAAATTGGTCTCTCGGAAAGGTCAACTGAAACTCTGGAGCGGTGTCTGGCGCAGCTTATCCGCTAG
- a CDS encoding SCP family extracellular subfamily protein (encoded by transcript BESB_017030) has protein sequence MAPVFAMPIKVGAAFVAVLLCSSALFGSAASGAELPTGNNAAKASQGAEAEPEQKKAQDLTDACLALHNKYRTENLDVPLPKLEKSEKAVKVVMEFVEKRAQEMCKTQGHSTESQQNYMGENLFLSNDPTCEGAVAAWYNEIQKLNGKYPGTTWDLSIGHFTQMMWEKSTGLACARTTGCTGWNQLFCLYSPPGNYEGEAPFSEAVWKSIKKRDGLSGAMALAPVSTGALAVAAGALLYVVVA, from the exons ATGGCTCCAGTTTTCGCGATGCCAATTAAggtcggcgccgcgttcgTCGCGGTCCTCCTTTgctcctccgctctcttcggATCTGCCGCTTCGGGAGCGGAGTTGCCCACCGGCAACaacgcagcaaaggcatCACAGGGAGCCGAAGCAGAACCAGAGCAAAAGAAGGCTCAAGACCTCACTGACG CGTGCCTCGCCCTTCACAACAAGTACAGAACGGAAAACCTGGACGTCCCACTCCCGAAATTGGaaaagagcgagaaggcagTGAAAGTGGTGATGGAATTCGTCGAAAAAAGAGCTCAGGAAATGTGCAAAACCCAGGGGCACAGCACCGAATCTCAACAAAATTAT ATGGGTGAGAACCTGTTCTTGTCAAACGACCCAACGTGCGAAGGCGCCGTGGCCGCGTGGTACAACGAGATCCAAAAGCTTAATGGAAA ATACCCTGGGACGACGTGGGACTTGAGCATCGGTCACTTCACTCAAATGATGTGGGAAAAGAGCACAGGCCTAGCATGCGCCCGGACTACAGGCTGCACCGGATGGAACCAACTGTTCTGCCTCTACAGCCCTCCAGGCAATtacgagggcgaggcgcctttCTC GGAGGCAGTGTGGAAGTCCATCAAGAAGCGCGACGGTCTCTCGGGCGCCATGGCTCTCGCGCCGGTCAGCACAGGCGCATTGGCTGTCGCAGCTGGTGCATTGCTGTATGTCGTCGTCGCGTAA
- a CDS encoding SCP family extracellular subfamily protein (encoded by transcript BESB_017040): protein MAPVLVLVTKFGTAFVGALCCSSPLFGTATHAGQLSTANSAARASLRAAESESHLGAKDVTDGIYDHSSSIMSPVAACLLIHNKYRTENLQVPLPAMSRNADAVALVMEFVEKRAVGKCKVQGHSTESQAKEMGENLYMSNNPTCEAAVTAWYDEIQYFDGNYPGTEWSNMKEPVGHFTQVMWTKSTGLGCARTIGCEGWNQLFCVYQPAGNYLGQAPFSEEVWKAIKKRDGISGAMALAPVSTVAVAVATSALVYVLVA, encoded by the exons ATGGCTCCCGTTCTCGTGCTTGTCACTAAGTTCGGCACTGCCTtcgtcggcgccctctgtTGCTCCTCCCCTCTTTTCGGAACCGCCACGCACGCCGGACAGTTGTCCACTGCCAACAGTGCAGCGAGGGCATCACTTCGAGCTGCAGAAAGCGAATCTCATCTGGGCGCTAAGGACGTCACTGACG GGATTTATGACCATTCTTCGTCCATCATGTCTCCCGTCGCAGCCTGCCTCCTCATTCACAACAAGTACAGAACAGAAAACCTCCAGGTGCCGCTCCCGGCCATGTCCAGAAACGCCGACGCCGTGGCGCTGGTGATGGAGTTCGTAGAGAAGAGAGCAGTTGGAAAATGCAAGGTTCAGGGGCACAGCACCGAGTCCCAAGCAAAAGAG ATGGGTGAGAACCTCTATATGTCAAACAACCCGAcgtgcgaggccgccgtGACGGCGTGGTACGACGAGATCCAGTACTTCGATGGAAA CTACCCAGGAACGGAGTGGAGCAACATGAAGGAACCAGTTGGTCATTTCACGCAAGTTATGTGGACAAAAAGCACAGGCCTAGGCTGTGCACGTACGATTGGTTGTGAAGGTTGGAACCAGCTGTTCTGTGTCTACCAGCCGGCAGGAAACTACTTGGGCCAGGCGCCTTTCTC GGAGGAAGTGTGGAAGGCCATCAAGAAGCGCGACGGCATCTCGGGGGCCATGGCTCTCGCGCCGGTCAGCACAGTTGCGGTGGCTGTCGCAACTAGTGCATTGGTGTATGTCCTTGTCGCATAA